In Mastacembelus armatus chromosome 4, fMasArm1.2, whole genome shotgun sequence, the following are encoded in one genomic region:
- the marchf2 gene encoding E3 ubiquitin-protein ligase MARCHF2: MTTGGCCHLPGSLCDCATSTDLWKDMEEAGGEGCQALYVTQVTAIDGRLLSSVLKPMGTQSDGPICRICHEGGNSEGLLSPCDCTGTLGTVHKSCLEKWLSSSNTSYCELCHTEFSIERRPRPLTEWLRDPGPRNEKRTLFCDMVCFLFITPLAAISGWLCLKGAQDHLHLGSWLQAMGLIALTIALFTIYVLWTLVSFRYHCQLYSEWRRTNQKVRLLIPETKESNSSQHSLLSTKLMKSASESIV; encoded by the exons ATGACGACAGGCGGGTGTTGCCACCTGCCCGGCTCACTGTGCGACTGTGCCACCAGCACGGATCTTTGGAAGGACATGGAGGAAGCAGGTGGTGAGGGGTGCCAGGCGCTCTACGTCACACAGGTCACAGCCATAGATGGACGGCTGCTGTCGTCTGTGCTCAAACCTATGGGCACACAAAG TGATGGTCCCATCTGCCGTATTTGCCACGAAGGAGGCAACAGTGAGGGTCTCCTGTCCCCTTGTGACTGTACAGGCACTCTGGGCACGGTGCACAAGAGCTGCTTGGAGAAATGGCTGTCATCTTCCAACACCAGCTACTGTGAGCTCTGCCACACAGAGTTCAGCATCGAGCGCCGACCGAGGCCTCTCACAGAG TGGCTGCGGGACCCTGGCCCTCGTAATGAGAAGAGAACGCTTTTCTGTGACATGGTGTGCTTCCTGTTTATCACACCGTTAGCAGCCATTTCAGGCTGGCTGTGCCTGAAAGGAGCTCAGGACCATCTCCACCTCGGGAGCTGGCTACAGGCTATGGGCCTCATAGCCCTCACCATCGCCCTCTTCACCATCTATGTCCTGTGGACCCTG GTATCTTTTCGTTACCACTGTCAGCTGTACTCTGAGTGGAGGAGAACAAACCAGAAAGTACGTCTGCTCATTCCTGAAACCAAGGAGTCTAACTCTTCCCAGCATTCCTTGCTCTCTACCAAACTGATGAAGTCTGCCAGTGAGAGTATAGTATGA
- the LOC113129030 gene encoding ras-related protein Rab-11B-like, with the protein MGTRDDEYDYLFKVVLIGDSGVGKSNLLSRFTRNEFNLESKSTIGVEFATRSIQVDGKMIKAQIWDTAGQERYRAITSAYYRGAVGALLVYDIAKHLTYENVERWLKELRDHADNNIVIMLVGNKSDLRHLRAVPTDEARAFSEKNTLSFIETSALDSTNVEEAFKNILTEIYRIVSQKQISDRSAHDDSPGNNVVDISVPPTMDGQRGNKLPCCQSL; encoded by the exons ATGGGAACAAGAGATGATGAGTACGACTACTTATTCAAAG TTGTACTAATCGGAGACTCTGGAGTGGGGAAGAGTAACCTGCTGTCCCGTTTCACAAGAAATGAGTTCAACCTGGAGAGCAAAAGTACCATTGGGGTGGAGTTTGCCACCAGAAGCATCCAGGTGGACGGCAAGATGATAAAGGCTCAAATCTGGGACACGGCTGGACAGGAGCGCTACAGAGCAATCACCTCAGC GTATTACCGAGGTGCGGTCGGGGCTCTCCTGGTTTACGACATCGCCAAGCATCTGACATATGAGAATGTTGAGCGTTGGCTGAAGGAGCTGAGGGACCACGCTGACAACAACATTGTCATCATGCTGGTTGGAAACAAAAGCGACCTACGCCACCTCAGGGCAGTGCCCACTGACGAGGCTCGAGCCTTTTCAG AAAAGAACACCCTTTCATTTATTGAGACGTCAGCTTTGGACTCCACTAATGTAGAAGAAGCCTTTAAGAACATTCTCACAG AAATCTACCGCATTGTATCCCAGAAGCAAATATCAGACAGATCTGCCCATGATGATTCTCCAGGCAACAATGTAGTGGACATAAGTGTCCCACCAACCATGGACGGGCAGAGGGGCAACAAACTCCCATGCTGTCAAAGCCTGTGA